The Alnus glutinosa chromosome 10, dhAlnGlut1.1, whole genome shotgun sequence DNA window aactattcatgtgaagagactacagatttataagaagaatttggtatattcggataaaaaaactcaaaaaaaaaaaactaaaatttctctcatatgcatatataaactttatatcctaaaatcataaccataaaaccaacacaataataaacccttaaataaactttgaatcctatacgttctaaaaaaaaacccttaccctaaaccctaaaccctaagccctaaaaaaaaatccgacactttctaaaaaaacctaaactgctaaaccctaaaccctaacaaaccctaaactcttataaaaagaataaaataaaaccctaaccccttaaaaaaaaataaaaacttactacactttcaaaaaaaaaaacgaaaaccctaaaccctagaccctaacaaaccctaaaccctaaaccataaaccctaaaaccagaaaaaccctagaccctaacaaaccctaaaccctaaaccctaaaaaaaaaaaaaaaacctaaaaccctaaaccctaaaccctaaccctagaccctagaccctaacaaaccctaaatcctaaaccctaaaccctaaaaaaaaaataacctacactttctaaaaaaaataccctaaccctaaacccttaaaaaaaatcctacactttctaggaaaaaaaccctaaccctaaaccttaaaccctaactcctaaaccctaaaccttaaaaaaaaaataacctacactttctaaaaaaataccctaaccctaaaccgaaaaaaaaaaattcctacactttctaggaaaaaaaccctaaccctaaaccttaaaccctaacactaaacccttaaaaataaaaaaataaaatcctacacttttaaagaaacaaataaaacctaaccataaaccctaacaaaccctaaccctaaaccctttaaaataattaaaaaaataaaaacacttacactttctaaaaaaaaactaaaaccctacagaaaataatcctacactttcaaaacaaaaaataccctaaaccctaacaaaccataaccctaaccctaaacccttaaaaataaaaaatgaaataatcctacactttctaaaaaataaaaccctaattagggttataaccctaaaccctaaccctaaacccttttttttaaaaaaaaaaaaacaatttcttatagttgacgacgtacaggagaggatgacgcagagtttagccagtgatccagccgccacgcaaagcgtctccgcagacacggtgcgttgggcaccgaacgacgcttacgaacaggcgattgggaggcctgagtatgcagggagggttcggcagattgggccgaacgtcacacctgttcgagggacatgtttttcatataggcctcggtcacaggggggaccatctcaggggacgtctcgggattgggccgaacagtctcggaagatggaagagatgcaagcggagctacatgctgagcgagcgaggaatgaccggttggagcagcgcgtgcaacagttcgacggcatagagcagcgcttgcgagagatggaggtcttcatgtcctccatgggagtaccagcaccatgtgttggtaatcagtcttctcctgcacacgtaggtagtacgtcgtccgttggtagtgcatctgcagg harbors:
- the LOC133878824 gene encoding uncharacterized protein LOC133878824 produces the protein MEEMQAELHAERARNDRLEQRVQQFDGIEQRLREMEVFMSSMGVPAPCVGNQSSPAHVGSTSSVGSASAGNSTTVGTLSPVGRQLSQHSTVATPSPATPFIAQQSPVGENTPGTVPRDSQRRLSDL